The segment GTTTTATATTTCTATCAGATTGAGTGACAGATGTACATTTCGCTAATAGCGGCAATGTTTTCTTTTTCAAATCATCCATCAAGCTATAAATAACGGGAACAAACAGTAAGCTGAGTACCGTTGAGCTCATTAACCCCCCGATAACTGCAACTGCCATTGGCGCCCTAAATCCTGCATCGGCTCCCGTTGTGAGCACGAGGGGGATCATTCCTGCAATCATGGCAAAAGTAGTCATAATAATTGGACGAATTCGCTCCTGACCTGCTTCGATAATAGCTTGTTGTCGATTTAAGCCAGTTCTTTCTTTTTCAAGAATAAACTCCACCAGAAGTATCGAGTTTTTGGTGACGATCCCCATCAACATTAAAATACCGATAATGACAGGAAGATCTATCATCGCACCATATAACACTAAGGCGATAATAGCTCTGTAGTGGTCAACTAAAATTGGCCACGGTTTTAGAGTTTTTCCGGTATTGGTTTTCTGATTCGTTTGGTGGTAATCCACCGTTATATTCATGCGGCCTGACTTCGCTGTAATACCCGACGATATAATCCGTTATTGCATGGGCTGCTTCACTGAAGCTGATGTAGCCGGTCACCGGCACCCACTCATTTTTCAGACTTCTGAAGAAGCGCTCCATCGGGCTGTTATCCCAGCAGTTACCACGCCTACTCATACTTTGTTTTATCCGGTATCGCCACAGTAACTGTCGGAACTGCCTGCTTGTATAGTGGCTACCCTGATCACTGTGGAACATGAGCCCGGATGGCTTATTTCGTATTTCCCATGCCATTTTCAGCGCTTTGGTTGTCAGTTTGCTGTCCGGAGAAAATGACATTGCCCAGCCCACGGGTTTCCTTGCGAACAGGTCGAGTACAACGGCCAGGTATGCCCAGCGTTTACCGGTCCAGATATACGTTACGTCGCCGCACCATACCTGATTGGGCTCTGTCACTGCGAACTGTCGCTCAAGGTGGTTCGGGATAGCAATGTGTTCATGACCGCCACGTTTATACCGGTGAACAGGCTGCTGACAGCTCACCAGCCCCATCTCCTTCATTAGCCGTCCGGCAAGCCATCGTCCCATCCGGAAGCCCCTGTGTGTTGCCATTACAGCGATACTTCTTGCACCTGCTGAGCCATGACTGAGGCCGTGCAGCTCCTGAACCTGACTACGTAATACGGCTCTCCTGCCGTCCGGATTGTCAGGCCGGTTTTCCCGGTATCTATAGCTGCTGCGGTGAACTCCGAACACGCAGCAAAGAGTGGCCACAGGATAATGCGCTCTGAGTTTCCCGATCACCGAGACCTGTTCAGGGAGTCTGACATCAAGAGCGCGGTAGCCTTTTTTAATATTTCGTTTTCCATTTCAATACGTTGAATTTTTTTCTTCAGCTCACGTATCTCAATTTGTTCCGGCGTGATAGGGGATGCTTTCGGTGTTTTGCCTGCCCGTTCGTCCCGTAATTGCTTTACCCACCGCGTCAAGGTGGAAAGCCCGACATTCATGGCTTTCGCGGCATCTGCAACTGTATAGTTCTGATCCACAACCAGCTGGGCTGATTCACGTCTGAATTCTGCACTGAAATTTCGTTTTTTCATTAAGGCACCTGTGTTGTTCTGAGGTGAGCATATCACCTCTGTTCAGGTGGCCAAATTTATTAAACCACTACACTCCCCCGATAGAGAATGGTAGTGCCACCAAAATCGTTATAGGTTGCATAAAATCTTTAAACAGAATAATGAGTATGGCGAATACCAGCAGTACACTGAAAAGCATTGTCGTACTAAAACGTTCAAACATGTCGAGCATGAACTCCATATCACCATACTCTAATGGCTCAATGCTTTTTGGTAGTGATTGATATTCAGGAAGTTCGACAGCGTGTTCCAATGCTTCGCCAAGTGATAACCCATCTAAATTACCTTCAATAGACATTTTTCTGGCACGATTTATGCGGTCAATCTGTGATGGTCCATCGCTAAAATTAATGTTAGCAACGGATTTAAGTGGCACAGTTAAATCATTACCGCTACGAATATAGAGATTACGCAACGCGCTTACGTCATTTTTTTGATTGTCAGGTAAAACAACCTGTAACGTTAATTGTCTATCCGGTAAATTAAACTTAGCGCTGCGAGAGTTTGATTCTCCCATTGTAGCCACTCTTAATGTATTGGCGATTTCTTCTACATTAACTGCAGTTCTTCCTAAATCTTGCAGGTCAGGGGAGATAATCAGCTCTTTACGTAAAAGTGGTTTAACAACACGCACATTATTAATGCCATTTACGTTGGCAATTGCATCGCGTAGCTTATGCATTTGAATTTCTAGCTCTTTGGGATCAGCTCCTGTAAAGGTTAATGAAAATTCTTTATTTCCTTCGCTATTACTGAAGGTATAGCGTGCATCTGGAGTTTGTTGTAATAGATGCGAAATTGAGTTTTCAAACTGTTTTTGTGACATTTCACGTTCATTTGGGTCTGTTAGTGTCAGAATTATTTGACCTTTATGCTGAGCGATTCCATCGGCGT is part of the Providencia zhijiangensis genome and harbors:
- a CDS encoding efflux RND transporter permease subunit, with product MDYHQTNQKTNTGKTLKPWPILVDHYRAIIALVLYGAMIDLPVIIGILMLMGIVTKNSILLVEFILEKERTGLNRQQAIIEAGQERIRPIIMTTFAMIAGMIPLVLTTGADAGFRAPMAVAVIGGLMSSTVLSLLFVPVIYSLMDDLKKKTLPLLAKCTSVTQSDRNIKRW
- a CDS encoding IS3 family transposase (programmed frameshift), whose amino-acid sequence is MKKRNFSAEFRRESAQLVVDQNYTVADAAKAMNVGLSTLTRWVKQLRDERAGKTPKASPITPEQIEIRELKKKIQRIEMENEIFKKGYRALDVRLPEQVSVIGKLRAHYPVATLCCVFGVHRSSYRYRENRPDNPDGRRAVLRSQVQELHGLSHGSAGARSIAVMATHRGFRMGRWLAGRLMKEMGLVSCQQPVHRYKRGGHEHIAIPNHLERQFAVTEPNQVWCGDVTYIWTGKRWAYLAVVLDLFARKPVGWAMSFSPDSKLTTKALKMAWEIRNKPSGLMFHSDQGSHYTSRQFRQLLWRYRIKQSMSRRGNCWDNSPMERFFRSLKNEWVPVTGYISFSEAAHAITDYIVGYYSEVRPHEYNGGLPPNESENQYRKNSKTVANFS